Proteins encoded within one genomic window of Synechococcus sp. PCC 7335:
- the urtE gene encoding urea ABC transporter ATP-binding subunit UrtE — translation MTQSTTLLRQQPIPTAPTLKISGLNVYYAESHILRNVDMTIPQGKMVCLIGRNGVGKTTLLKTVMGLLTPRSGQINYQGRSLLGLATNQRAKLGIGYVPQGREIIPRLTVKENLLVGLEAKANQKGNPLNEEVPEDILQLFPVLKQMLSRMGGDLSGGQQQQLAIARALMGRPKLLVLDEPTEGIQPSIILDIENAVRQIVETKGVSVLLVEQHLHFAQQADYYYAMQKGGIVDSGEASQLDSHVIQRFLAV, via the coding sequence ATGACCCAGTCCACTACGCTTCTACGACAGCAGCCAATACCTACCGCGCCAACGCTGAAGATCTCTGGGCTCAATGTTTACTACGCAGAAAGCCACATTCTTCGCAACGTAGATATGACCATTCCTCAAGGCAAAATGGTCTGTTTGATAGGTCGTAATGGTGTTGGCAAGACGACACTGCTCAAAACTGTGATGGGTCTACTTACCCCTCGCAGCGGTCAGATTAACTACCAGGGCCGCTCTCTTTTGGGATTAGCGACCAACCAAAGAGCAAAGCTAGGCATTGGCTATGTCCCTCAAGGCAGAGAGATTATTCCAAGACTAACGGTCAAAGAGAATCTTCTTGTTGGCTTAGAAGCGAAGGCAAATCAAAAGGGAAATCCTTTAAACGAGGAAGTGCCTGAAGATATCTTGCAGCTATTTCCAGTGCTAAAACAGATGCTTTCTCGGATGGGCGGAGATTTGAGCGGCGGACAGCAGCAGCAGCTGGCAATTGCCCGCGCGCTGATGGGTCGACCCAAGCTTCTAGTGCTTGATGAACCAACCGAAGGAATTCAGCCCTCGATCATTCTTGATATTGAAAACGCAGTGCGTCAGATTGTCGAAACTAAAGGCGTATCTGTTCTGCTAGTAGAACAGCATCTGCACTTTGCTCAGCAGGCGGACTATTACTATGCAATGCAAAAGGGGGGCATCGTTGACTCCGGAGAAGCTAGCCAGTTAGACAGCCATGTAATTCAGCGATTCTTGGCGGTATAG
- the gltB gene encoding glutamate synthase large subunit, with amino-acid sequence MAPSDQIVNRLNNRPSVPTQQGLYDPKNEHDACGVGFVVQMKGQVSHDIVRQGLTILLNLDHRGAVGAEPNTGDGAGILLQIPHRFMTKVAAAEGITLPAPGQYGVAMVYASPDEAVRTKSRKEFENAVTEAGLELLGWRDVPTDNSSLGPTAQASEPFIQQAFIGRGSLATDTDELAMERKLYVVRKRSHHIRKTELDNYWYVASLSCRTIVYKGMLMPLQVGNYYLDLHDADIESALALVHSRFSTNTFPSWERSHPYRYIAHNGEINTLRGNINWMTARQSMFESELFGEDLDKARPLINVQGSDSTIFDNTLELLALSGRSLPHALMMMVPEPWSGHANMDAKKKAFYEYHSCLIEPWDGPASIAFTDGTQMGAVLDRNGLRPGRYYVTKDDRVIMASEAGVLPVAPEDVVKKGRLEPGKMFLVDTKAGKIVSDEEIKQQIATEQPYQTWLDENLVSLDDLSSTDDKAFEEAPEVDTSPSAVTKRQMAFGYTFEELRMLLSPMGKNGVEAIGAMGTDTPLPVLSNRPKLLYNYFQQLFAQVTNPPIDSIREAIITSATTTIGSERNLLEPTPESCHLLQLKTPFITNAELARIKCNTQFKTSVLPILFDPDQGEAGLSGAMEALCIKADEEIESGHEILILSDRDIAQNRAPIPALLAVAGLHHHLIRHGTRTRVGIVLESGEPREVHHFAVLLGYGCGAINPYMAFETFERMIEENLLRDISLEAACKNYIKAATKGVVKVASKIGISTLQSYRGAQIFEAIGLNSSVIDKYFTWTASRIQGVGLEVLAEEAIQRHRHAFPDRLAAGSSNAATLDVGGEYQWRKDGEAHLLSPQSIHLLQQATREGNYDLFKKYSALVNEQGKQFFRLRDLLEFTPQASIPIEEVEPIEAIMKRFKTGAMSYGSISQEAHETLAIAMNRIGGRSNTGEGGEDPDRYTWTNEQGDSKNSAIKQVASGRFGVSSLYLSQAKELQIKMAQGAKPGEGGQLPGRKVYPWIAKVRNSTPGVGLISPPPHHDIYSIEDLAELIHDLKNANREARVSVKLVSEVGVGTIAAGVAKAHADVVLISGFDGGTGASPQTSIKHAGLPWELGLAETHQTLVLNNLRSRIVIETDGQMKTGRDVAIAALLGAEEFGFSTAPLVTLGCIMMRVCHLNTCPVGVATQNPDLRSKFSGDPAYTVNFMKFIAQETREIMAELGFRTLDEMVGRTEMLAPKKAIDHWKAKGIDLSPLLHKPEVGPEVGRYCTQAQDHGLDKSLDITKLLEICKPAIEKGEKVKATLPITNINRVVGTIVGNEITKNYWEGLPDDTVHLHFQGTAGQSFGAFTPAGMTLELEGDANDYLGKGLSGGKIILYPHKSSELVAEDNIVTGNVTLYGATRGEAYINGQAGERFCVRNSGAQAIVEGVGDHGCEYMTGGKAIILGRTGRNFAAGMSGGVAYVLDEDGDFATRCNTEMVGLEKVETSGEQQELRDIIQRHLELTGSNKAKVVLANWEDTLPKFVKVMPRDYKRVLQHIQKALADGLSNDEAMSAAFEENARDLARVSGS; translated from the coding sequence ATGGCTCCTTCCGACCAAATTGTAAACCGCTTGAATAATCGCCCATCAGTACCTACTCAGCAAGGTCTTTACGACCCCAAAAATGAGCATGATGCCTGCGGCGTTGGCTTTGTGGTTCAGATGAAGGGGCAAGTCTCTCACGATATTGTGCGGCAGGGCCTGACGATTTTACTGAACTTAGATCATCGAGGTGCTGTCGGCGCTGAGCCTAACACGGGCGACGGTGCTGGTATCTTGCTCCAGATACCCCACCGATTTATGACGAAGGTGGCTGCAGCCGAAGGAATTACTTTGCCAGCGCCAGGACAGTACGGCGTAGCCATGGTCTATGCCAGCCCAGACGAGGCGGTCCGAACCAAAAGTAGAAAAGAATTTGAAAATGCCGTTACAGAAGCGGGCTTGGAGCTGCTGGGCTGGCGCGACGTCCCGACAGATAATTCGTCTTTGGGCCCAACTGCTCAAGCGAGTGAGCCCTTTATACAGCAGGCATTTATCGGTCGTGGAAGTTTAGCCACAGATACTGATGAATTGGCAATGGAGCGGAAGCTATACGTTGTCCGCAAGCGATCGCATCACATTCGTAAAACTGAGCTTGACAACTACTGGTATGTGGCCAGCTTGTCTTGCCGCACGATTGTGTACAAGGGCATGCTAATGCCCTTGCAGGTGGGTAACTATTATCTAGATCTGCACGACGCTGATATAGAAAGTGCGTTGGCTTTGGTGCATTCTCGCTTTAGTACGAACACATTTCCTAGCTGGGAGCGTTCACACCCTTACCGATACATCGCTCACAACGGTGAAATCAATACCTTGCGCGGTAATATCAACTGGATGACCGCCCGTCAGTCGATGTTCGAATCTGAACTATTCGGCGAAGATCTAGATAAGGCAAGACCGCTAATCAACGTCCAGGGCAGTGACTCGACCATCTTTGATAATACGTTAGAGCTATTGGCATTAAGTGGGCGATCGCTACCTCACGCGCTAATGATGATGGTGCCTGAACCCTGGTCTGGCCATGCCAACATGGACGCTAAGAAGAAAGCGTTTTACGAATATCACTCTTGTTTGATAGAGCCTTGGGATGGTCCGGCTTCAATTGCCTTTACCGACGGCACTCAAATGGGCGCAGTCCTAGATAGGAACGGCCTTCGCCCCGGCCGCTACTATGTCACTAAAGACGACCGGGTAATCATGGCCTCTGAAGCAGGCGTGCTACCAGTCGCGCCAGAAGATGTGGTCAAAAAAGGTCGACTAGAACCCGGCAAAATGTTCTTGGTTGATACTAAAGCTGGCAAGATTGTTTCAGATGAAGAAATTAAACAACAGATTGCAACTGAGCAACCTTATCAGACTTGGCTAGACGAGAATCTTGTTTCTCTTGATGATTTAAGCTCAACTGACGACAAAGCTTTTGAAGAAGCGCCCGAAGTAGATACTAGCCCTAGCGCGGTCACTAAGCGACAGATGGCCTTTGGCTATACGTTTGAAGAGCTACGGATGTTGCTTTCACCGATGGGCAAAAATGGTGTAGAAGCCATTGGTGCGATGGGTACAGATACGCCTCTTCCTGTTCTCTCCAATCGACCGAAGCTGTTGTATAACTACTTTCAACAGCTATTTGCCCAAGTCACCAATCCGCCTATCGACTCTATCCGCGAAGCGATCATCACCTCTGCTACAACAACCATTGGATCAGAGCGAAATCTGTTGGAACCTACGCCCGAAAGCTGTCATTTACTCCAGCTCAAAACCCCCTTCATCACCAATGCTGAACTCGCTAGGATTAAGTGTAATACTCAATTCAAGACAAGCGTTTTACCCATCTTGTTCGACCCTGATCAGGGCGAGGCCGGGCTTAGCGGGGCGATGGAAGCGCTGTGTATAAAAGCTGACGAAGAAATTGAATCTGGTCACGAAATCTTAATTCTCTCCGACCGTGACATCGCTCAGAACCGAGCACCGATTCCGGCACTGCTAGCAGTTGCGGGGCTACACCATCACCTCATTCGTCACGGTACGCGCACTCGTGTAGGAATTGTGCTTGAATCAGGTGAGCCGCGTGAGGTGCATCACTTTGCAGTGCTTTTGGGCTATGGCTGTGGAGCAATTAACCCCTATATGGCCTTCGAGACTTTCGAGCGGATGATCGAAGAGAATCTGCTGCGCGATATCTCGCTAGAGGCGGCTTGTAAGAACTACATCAAAGCGGCAACCAAAGGCGTGGTAAAAGTCGCCTCTAAAATCGGAATTTCAACATTGCAAAGCTACCGAGGCGCACAAATCTTCGAGGCGATTGGTCTTAATAGCTCCGTTATCGATAAATATTTTACCTGGACGGCTTCTCGTATTCAGGGGGTCGGTTTAGAGGTATTGGCAGAAGAAGCCATTCAGCGGCATCGTCATGCCTTCCCGGATCGACTAGCAGCAGGTAGCAGCAACGCAGCCACTCTAGATGTAGGCGGTGAATATCAGTGGCGCAAAGATGGTGAGGCTCATCTACTTAGTCCGCAAAGCATTCATCTCTTACAACAGGCAACTCGCGAGGGTAATTACGATCTGTTTAAGAAGTACTCAGCGCTTGTAAACGAGCAGGGCAAGCAGTTCTTCCGTTTGCGCGATCTGTTGGAATTCACACCTCAAGCGTCGATTCCGATTGAAGAAGTCGAACCCATTGAAGCGATCATGAAGCGCTTTAAGACTGGGGCGATGAGCTATGGTTCGATTTCGCAAGAGGCGCATGAGACCTTGGCGATCGCTATGAACAGAATCGGTGGCCGATCCAATACAGGAGAAGGGGGCGAAGATCCCGATCGCTACACCTGGACCAATGAGCAAGGCGATTCCAAAAATAGTGCCATCAAGCAGGTCGCCTCTGGTCGCTTCGGCGTCAGCAGTCTGTATCTTTCACAGGCCAAAGAGCTCCAAATCAAAATGGCCCAAGGTGCGAAACCTGGTGAAGGCGGACAGCTACCTGGTCGTAAGGTTTATCCTTGGATTGCTAAGGTGCGTAACTCTACCCCCGGCGTGGGTCTTATCTCGCCACCGCCTCACCACGACATCTACTCAATTGAAGATCTCGCAGAGCTAATTCACGATCTTAAGAATGCCAACCGCGAGGCTAGAGTGAGTGTGAAGCTAGTTTCTGAAGTTGGCGTTGGCACGATTGCCGCAGGCGTAGCCAAAGCCCATGCAGATGTTGTTTTAATTTCTGGGTTTGATGGCGGAACGGGCGCTTCGCCGCAGACCTCGATTAAGCATGCAGGGCTGCCCTGGGAATTAGGACTGGCTGAAACGCATCAGACGCTGGTATTAAACAATCTGCGTAGTCGGATTGTGATTGAGACAGATGGCCAGATGAAAACGGGCCGAGATGTCGCGATCGCAGCTCTTCTTGGCGCAGAAGAATTTGGCTTTAGCACCGCGCCGCTTGTCACCTTAGGCTGCATCATGATGCGTGTTTGCCATCTCAACACCTGCCCTGTCGGCGTCGCCACTCAAAACCCAGACCTGCGTAGCAAGTTCAGCGGCGATCCTGCCTACACCGTTAACTTCATGAAGTTCATCGCCCAAGAAACTAGAGAAATCATGGCAGAGCTGGGCTTTCGGACCCTAGATGAAATGGTAGGCCGTACAGAAATGCTGGCGCCCAAAAAAGCCATTGATCATTGGAAAGCTAAGGGCATCGACCTTTCTCCTTTGCTACATAAGCCCGAAGTGGGTCCAGAAGTTGGCCGCTACTGCACTCAGGCGCAAGATCACGGTCTAGACAAATCGCTTGACATCACCAAACTACTGGAGATTTGCAAGCCTGCGATCGAAAAGGGAGAAAAAGTCAAAGCAACATTGCCTATCACTAATATCAACCGCGTCGTCGGTACTATCGTCGGCAACGAAATCACCAAAAACTACTGGGAAGGTCTACCTGATGACACCGTTCACCTGCACTTCCAGGGCACAGCGGGTCAGAGCTTTGGTGCATTCACGCCTGCGGGCATGACCTTAGAGCTAGAAGGCGATGCTAATGACTATCTTGGCAAAGGGCTCAGCGGCGGCAAGATCATCCTCTATCCGCACAAGTCTTCTGAGCTAGTGGCCGAAGATAACATCGTGACTGGGAACGTTACGCTTTATGGTGCGACTCGTGGCGAAGCCTATATCAACGGCCAAGCGGGAGAACGCTTTTGCGTACGTAACTCTGGCGCTCAGGCAATTGTAGAAGGCGTTGGCGACCATGGCTGCGAATACATGACAGGCGGTAAGGCCATTATCCTAGGTCGTACCGGACGTAACTTTGCCGCTGGGATGAGCGGTGGGGTTGCCTACGTGCTAGACGAAGATGGCGACTTTGCTACCCGCTGCAACACTGAAATGGTCGGCTTAGAGAAAGTCGAAACCTCTGGTGAACAGCAAGAGCTGCGAGATATCATACAGCGCCATCTAGAACTCACAGGTAGCAACAAAGCAAAAGTAGTGTTAGCAAATTGGGAAGATACGCTGCCTAAGTTTGTAAAAGTAATGCCACGCGATTACAAGCGAGTGTTACAGCACATTCAAAAGGCGCTTGCAGATGGCCTTAGTAACGACGAAGCGATGTCTGCGGCCTTCGAAGAGAACGCTCGTGACTTAGCTAGAGTCAGCGGTAGCTAG
- the urtD gene encoding urea ABC transporter ATP-binding protein UrtD — MTTASQLTPLLEIDNVTVSFDGFKAINGLNFTLAERGLRVIIGPNGAGKTTFLDVITGKVQPTTGRALFKGKDIKSLPEHAIARLGIGRKFQTPRVYLNLTPRENLELSCNRQKTVWTTLFKPTPKAEARTVIGLIDTIGLSAKADVPAALLSHGEKQWLEIGMLVAQSPDLLLVDEPVAGLTDEETERTGELLLSLAESHAVVVIEHDMEFVRQIAQHNKVTVLHEGSVLCEGTMDEIQNDSRVIKVYLGDPDS; from the coding sequence ATGACAACTGCTAGTCAACTAACCCCTTTGTTAGAAATAGATAATGTCACCGTCAGCTTTGATGGCTTTAAGGCGATCAACGGCCTCAACTTCACGCTAGCAGAAAGAGGGCTGCGGGTGATCATTGGTCCGAACGGTGCCGGAAAGACAACCTTTCTAGACGTGATTACGGGGAAAGTGCAGCCGACAACCGGACGAGCATTGTTTAAAGGAAAAGATATCAAGTCTTTACCCGAGCATGCGATCGCCCGTCTTGGGATCGGACGAAAATTTCAAACGCCTCGGGTGTATCTAAACCTGACGCCGAGGGAGAATTTAGAGCTTTCTTGCAATCGTCAAAAAACGGTCTGGACAACATTGTTTAAACCCACACCAAAAGCTGAAGCAAGAACTGTTATTGGCTTGATTGATACTATTGGCCTAAGTGCCAAAGCTGATGTCCCAGCCGCGCTACTTTCACATGGAGAGAAACAGTGGCTAGAGATTGGGATGCTAGTTGCTCAGTCACCTGATTTGCTATTAGTTGATGAGCCAGTAGCAGGGCTCACGGACGAAGAAACCGAGCGAACAGGAGAGCTGTTATTATCTTTGGCCGAAAGTCACGCTGTGGTTGTAATTGAGCACGATATGGAATTTGTTCGGCAGATTGCGCAGCACAACAAAGTAACGGTGCTTCATGAAGGGAGTGTGCTATGCGAAGGCACGATGGATGAAATTCAAAATGATTCGCGTGTAATCAAAGTGTATCTAGGTGATCCAGACTCATGA
- the urtB gene encoding urea ABC transporter permease subunit UrtB, whose amino-acid sequence MDSLITTLFNGVSIGTVLLIVALGLAIVFGLMGVINLAHGELMMLGAYTTYVVQNGFKMLGDGWQGWYIWAAIPMSFLVAALVGLALERGVIRFLYGRPLETLLATWGVSLILQQFVRSVGWSMVIGLLAFCGLFFGGKWVLTRFASIAEHRRNLVSTGLFLLSGAIAFLLGSSLNSNQTLAEPWFSARNVDVTAPSWLQGSVSVTDSIQFPASRLFIIALTAVCLLGVYLFLQKSAWGLRIRSVTQNRDMSACLGIPTAQVDAVTFALGSGLAGIAGFAVTLLGSVGPNLGVNYIVDAFMVVVVGGVGNLLGSVIAALGIGIVTYLLGSGTIPLALGSGDGFVVSFFDFFATTSMAKVMVFALIIVFLQVRPAGLFPPKGRSAEV is encoded by the coding sequence ATAGATAGCTTGATCACTACACTGTTTAACGGGGTAAGTATCGGCACGGTTTTGTTGATTGTGGCGCTAGGTCTAGCGATTGTGTTTGGTCTGATGGGTGTGATTAACCTGGCCCATGGCGAGCTGATGATGCTAGGAGCCTATACAACCTATGTGGTACAAAATGGCTTCAAAATGCTAGGAGATGGCTGGCAAGGATGGTACATCTGGGCAGCGATTCCGATGTCTTTTTTGGTGGCAGCGTTAGTAGGGCTGGCACTGGAGCGAGGCGTCATCAGATTTCTATATGGCAGACCGCTAGAGACGCTATTGGCGACTTGGGGAGTTAGCCTAATCTTGCAGCAGTTTGTGCGGAGCGTAGGCTGGTCAATGGTGATTGGCTTGCTAGCGTTTTGCGGACTGTTTTTTGGTGGGAAGTGGGTGCTTACTCGCTTCGCTAGCATTGCTGAGCATCGACGGAATTTAGTGAGTACGGGCTTATTTTTGCTTTCGGGGGCGATCGCGTTCCTCCTTGGCAGCAGCCTCAACAGCAACCAGACCCTGGCAGAACCCTGGTTCAGTGCCCGTAACGTAGATGTGACCGCGCCTAGCTGGCTACAGGGTAGCGTATCTGTGACCGACTCGATTCAGTTTCCGGCCTCCAGACTATTTATCATTGCGCTGACGGCAGTCTGTCTATTAGGCGTCTATTTATTCTTACAAAAATCAGCCTGGGGCTTACGCATTCGTTCTGTGACTCAAAACCGTGATATGAGTGCCTGTTTAGGCATTCCGACTGCGCAGGTAGACGCCGTTACCTTTGCGTTGGGTTCAGGGCTAGCCGGAATCGCCGGCTTTGCGGTGACGCTATTGGGATCAGTTGGCCCAAACCTAGGCGTGAACTACATCGTGGATGCTTTTATGGTGGTAGTTGTAGGCGGCGTTGGCAACCTGCTAGGCAGCGTCATTGCAGCGCTGGGAATTGGCATCGTGACCTACCTGCTAGGTTCTGGTACGATTCCGCTGGCATTGGGATCTGGCGACGGCTTCGTTGTGTCATTCTTTGACTTTTTTGCAACAACAAGCATGGCGAAAGTAATGGTGTTTGCTCTGATCATTGTGTTCTTACAGGTACGTCCGGCGGGTTTGTTCCCACCCAAGGGCCGTTCAGCGGAGGTGTAG
- the urtC gene encoding urea ABC transporter permease subunit UrtC has protein sequence MAQANTSVSEVGAKVGKGRLIQRRWEVLLVVAIALLLIVVFPLILSNFRLGLLGRFLCLSIVALGIDLIWGFTGLLSLGHGIFFAIGGYVIAMNLQLQSLSEGSIPDFFSLYGVSELPAFWRPFYSFPVTLIAIVVIPSIIAGLLGYLVFRNRIRGVYFSILTQAALVVFFNFFNGQQELINGTNGLKTNTTELFGQSVGGDGMQFTFYCVTVVLLALTYGLCRWLTSGRFGRMLIAIRDDENRVRFSGYDPTAFKVLVFAVSGGIAGVAGALYTVQSGIVSPQYMSIAFSIEMVIWVAVGGRASLVGAIIGALAVNWGRALLSESYPEIWLFFQGALFLIVVTVLPDGIIGWFRYQAADDLRSLFGKPQRVNTYPRLEVDETVKQEAEIYTKPTVARPIDPTSDPTSDPTIKPSSKSNVELGDRP, from the coding sequence ATGGCACAAGCAAATACATCAGTATCTGAGGTTGGTGCGAAGGTGGGAAAGGGTCGGCTGATTCAGCGACGCTGGGAAGTGCTACTAGTTGTAGCGATCGCCCTTCTTCTGATAGTTGTCTTTCCGCTAATTCTCTCTAACTTTCGGTTGGGGCTGCTTGGTCGCTTTCTTTGTTTGAGCATTGTTGCACTAGGTATTGATCTAATCTGGGGATTTACCGGACTGCTAAGCCTGGGTCATGGCATCTTCTTTGCGATCGGCGGATATGTGATCGCGATGAATCTACAGCTGCAAAGCTTGAGCGAAGGCAGCATTCCTGACTTCTTTAGTCTGTACGGGGTATCTGAGCTGCCGGCTTTTTGGCGGCCGTTTTACTCTTTTCCGGTGACGCTGATAGCGATTGTTGTAATTCCCTCAATCATTGCTGGACTACTGGGCTATCTAGTTTTTCGCAATCGTATTCGAGGCGTTTACTTTTCGATTTTGACGCAAGCAGCGCTAGTCGTCTTTTTCAACTTTTTCAATGGGCAGCAAGAGCTGATCAATGGCACCAATGGGCTCAAGACCAATACTACAGAACTGTTTGGCCAGTCGGTCGGTGGCGACGGTATGCAGTTTACTTTTTACTGCGTCACGGTTGTCCTATTAGCGCTGACCTACGGACTGTGCCGGTGGCTGACGAGCGGGCGCTTTGGCCGGATGCTGATAGCTATTCGCGACGATGAGAACCGGGTACGGTTTTCTGGCTACGATCCGACCGCCTTTAAAGTGCTGGTGTTTGCTGTCTCAGGTGGAATTGCAGGGGTGGCCGGAGCGCTCTATACGGTGCAATCAGGTATCGTTTCACCGCAGTATATGAGCATTGCCTTTTCGATCGAGATGGTGATCTGGGTAGCAGTCGGTGGCCGCGCTTCTTTAGTCGGAGCCATTATCGGCGCGCTAGCAGTGAACTGGGGGCGGGCGCTGTTAAGTGAAAGCTATCCAGAGATTTGGCTGTTTTTCCAGGGAGCACTATTTTTGATTGTGGTAACGGTACTGCCAGATGGCATTATTGGTTGGTTCCGTTACCAAGCGGCAGATGATTTGCGATCGCTTTTTGGCAAACCTCAGCGGGTCAACACCTACCCTCGCCTAGAAGTAGATGAAACCGTGAAACAAGAAGCTGAGATATACACTAAGCCTACCGTTGCTCGCCCGATTGATCCGACTAGTGATCCGACTAGTGATCCGACCATAAAGCCATCCTCAAAGTCGAATGTAGAGTTAGGAGACAGGCCATGA
- the urtA gene encoding urea ABC transporter substrate-binding protein — MAKLGRRKFLVYGTAAAGASVFLKSCASTPEEGDTPAADAGADASADSGDTIKVGILHSLSGTMAISETTVVDAEEMAIEEINAAGGLLGKQIVAIKEDGASDWPTFAEKAEKLIDQDEVAVVFGCWTSASRKAVLPVFEEKDHMLWYPVQYEGQECSKNIFYTGAAPNQQIEPAVDWLLENKGTEFFLVGSDYVFPRTANNIIKEQLAANGGTTVGEDYLPLGNTEVTPIIEKIQQALPDGGVIFNSLNGDSNVAFFKQMKSAGMEPDKYPVMSVSVAEEEVRQIGPEFLEGHYAAWNYFQTVESPENEKWVADFKAKYGEDRVTNDPMEAAYIMVYLWAQAVEKAGTTDIAAVREAAYGQTFDAPEGLVTMQPNHHISKTVRIGEVREDGLFEIVSSTDGPLEPIPWNQYVADTKGFACDWSDPEKGGKYKAEEV; from the coding sequence ATGGCTAAACTGGGTAGACGTAAGTTTTTGGTATACGGCACCGCCGCTGCGGGTGCGAGCGTTTTCTTGAAGTCTTGTGCTTCGACACCGGAAGAAGGTGATACGCCTGCTGCTGATGCGGGGGCAGATGCATCAGCTGATTCGGGAGATACAATCAAAGTCGGTATTTTGCACTCTTTGAGTGGCACAATGGCGATCAGTGAAACCACCGTTGTAGATGCGGAAGAGATGGCGATCGAAGAGATCAACGCAGCCGGAGGATTGTTGGGAAAACAGATTGTTGCAATCAAGGAAGATGGCGCGTCAGACTGGCCGACATTTGCAGAAAAAGCTGAAAAGCTAATCGATCAGGACGAAGTTGCGGTGGTCTTTGGCTGCTGGACATCAGCTAGTCGCAAAGCGGTACTGCCCGTCTTTGAAGAAAAGGACCACATGCTGTGGTACCCCGTACAGTACGAAGGCCAAGAGTGCTCCAAGAATATTTTCTACACTGGCGCTGCGCCTAATCAGCAGATTGAACCTGCGGTTGACTGGCTGCTAGAAAATAAAGGAACAGAGTTCTTCCTAGTCGGCTCTGACTATGTTTTCCCTCGAACTGCCAACAACATTATCAAAGAGCAGCTAGCAGCTAATGGCGGTACAACCGTTGGTGAAGACTATCTGCCTCTAGGCAATACAGAAGTTACGCCAATCATTGAGAAGATTCAGCAGGCGTTGCCAGATGGGGGAGTTATCTTCAATAGCTTGAACGGCGATAGCAACGTTGCTTTCTTCAAGCAGATGAAGAGTGCAGGCATGGAACCTGATAAGTATCCAGTGATGTCTGTCAGTGTTGCCGAGGAAGAAGTCCGCCAGATCGGACCAGAATTCCTAGAAGGACACTATGCCGCTTGGAACTACTTCCAAACCGTTGAAAGCCCCGAGAACGAGAAGTGGGTCGCAGACTTCAAGGCCAAGTACGGCGAAGACCGCGTGACTAACGACCCGATGGAGGCGGCCTACATCATGGTCTATCTATGGGCGCAAGCGGTAGAAAAAGCAGGTACAACTGATATCGCGGCTGTGCGCGAAGCGGCCTATGGTCAGACGTTTGATGCGCCAGAAGGGCTAGTAACCATGCAGCCTAATCACCATATCTCTAAGACTGTGCGAATTGGTGAAGTTCGAGAAGATGGCTTATTCGAGATTGTCTCTTCTACCGATGGTCCTTTGGAGCCTATTCCCTGGAATCAGTACGTTGCGGATACGAAGGGCTTTGCCTGTGACTGGTCTGATCCCGAAAAGGGCGGTAAGTACAAGGCTGAAGAAGTCTAG